The following coding sequences lie in one Leptotrichia hongkongensis genomic window:
- the mnmE gene encoding tRNA uridine-5-carboxymethylaminomethyl(34) synthesis GTPase MnmE, whose amino-acid sequence MLFDTIAAISTPKGEGGIAIIRISGDKSFEILDKIFIKKNPNADLGFYKLNYGFIKDGEKIVDEVMAVRLKAPKSYTCEDIVEINCHGGTLVSEKVLELVLRNGARHAESGEFTKRAFMNGRIDLSQAEAVMDIIQGKTEKSVSLSLDQLRGDLRDKVNEFKKALLDITAHVNVVLDYPEEGIDDPLPVELRDNLEKVYEEANRLIDSYNTGKKIKEGIKTVIVGKPNVGKSTLLNALLHEERAIVTHIAGTTRDVIEEIINIKGIPLVLVDTAGIRKTDDIVENIGVEKSKQFIEKADLVLLVLDASKELENEDIEVINQIKENKKKVIVLLNKIDLNKKINLEGYNLENIVEISAKDNIGIEDMQEKIYSYIVEEDVENSSEKLIITNIRHKTALEKTKDAIRNIFETIDMGLPMDLISVDLKEALDSLSEITGEISSEDILDHVFGNFCVGK is encoded by the coding sequence ATGTTGTTTGATACAATTGCGGCGATTTCCACTCCAAAAGGTGAAGGCGGGATTGCCATAATAAGAATATCCGGCGATAAATCATTTGAAATACTGGACAAAATATTTATTAAAAAAAACCCAAATGCTGATTTGGGTTTTTATAAATTAAATTATGGATTTATCAAGGATGGAGAAAAAATAGTAGATGAAGTAATGGCTGTAAGGCTAAAAGCTCCAAAAAGCTATACCTGTGAAGATATTGTGGAAATAAATTGCCACGGTGGAACACTTGTTTCGGAAAAAGTGCTTGAACTTGTGTTAAGAAATGGAGCAAGACATGCTGAAAGTGGTGAATTTACAAAGCGAGCATTTATGAATGGACGTATAGACTTGTCACAGGCTGAGGCGGTTATGGATATTATTCAGGGAAAAACAGAAAAGAGCGTATCACTGTCGCTCGATCAGTTAAGAGGGGACTTGCGTGATAAAGTTAATGAATTTAAGAAGGCTTTGCTAGATATTACAGCACATGTAAATGTAGTGCTGGATTATCCTGAAGAAGGAATTGACGATCCGTTGCCAGTAGAACTTAGAGATAATCTTGAAAAAGTATATGAAGAAGCAAATCGGTTAATTGATTCATATAATACAGGAAAAAAAATAAAAGAGGGAATAAAGACAGTTATTGTGGGAAAACCAAATGTTGGGAAATCGACATTGCTAAATGCTCTGCTTCATGAAGAGCGTGCCATTGTAACGCATATTGCTGGGACTACGAGAGATGTTATTGAGGAAATAATCAATATAAAAGGAATTCCCTTGGTTCTGGTTGATACAGCAGGAATTAGAAAAACTGATGACATTGTGGAAAATATTGGTGTAGAAAAGTCTAAGCAGTTTATTGAAAAGGCTGATTTGGTGCTTCTTGTACTGGATGCTTCAAAGGAGCTGGAAAATGAGGATATAGAAGTTATAAATCAGATAAAAGAAAATAAAAAGAAAGTTATAGTATTATTGAATAAGATTGATTTAAATAAAAAAATTAATCTTGAAGGGTATAACTTGGAAAATATTGTTGAAATTTCGGCAAAAGACAATATTGGAATTGAAGATATGCAAGAAAAAATCTATTCATATATTGTAGAAGAAGATGTGGAAAACTCATCAGAAAAACTGATAATTACAAATATTCGTCACAAAACAGCACTTGAGAAAACAAAAGACGCAATAAGAAATATTTTTGAAACAATAGATATGGGACTTCCTATGGACTTAATTTCTGTAGATTTGAAAGAAGCTCTGGATTCACTTTCAGAGATTACTGGAGAAATATCGTCCGAAGATATTTTAGATCATGTATTTGGAAATTTTTGTGTTGGAAAATAG
- a CDS encoding Jag family protein, translated as MEKIVLKAQNEEELKNMVSRSLTLKEDETYQVKVLKHPKKILFINIKGEYEIEIVKKSDLKSSDVKTEKPRIQNEEKISKKEKKDVKNQNNYDSKKNNIRKNYRNESPENEEKVIQNSQDDTNIDKIRGFFKEFIVNAKLDIKIINVKKENNGKYLVILDGKDMRFLIGEKGSALNNLEYLISTTKKFKNLKISIDSNNYKEKREKSLRDLARKKGKAVLATGNAVKLNPMAARERKIIHEEISFMEGLKTESVGEEPKRYLVIRKLDEKN; from the coding sequence ATGGAAAAGATAGTATTAAAGGCACAAAATGAGGAAGAACTTAAAAATATGGTAAGCCGTTCATTGACTTTAAAAGAAGATGAAACTTATCAGGTAAAAGTTTTGAAACATCCTAAAAAAATATTATTTATCAATATAAAAGGTGAATATGAAATTGAAATTGTTAAAAAATCTGATTTGAAATCAAGTGATGTAAAAACAGAAAAACCAAGAATACAAAATGAAGAGAAAATTTCCAAAAAAGAAAAAAAAGATGTAAAAAATCAAAATAATTATGATTCTAAAAAAAATAACATTAGAAAAAACTATAGAAATGAAAGCCCTGAAAATGAAGAAAAAGTTATTCAAAATAGTCAGGATGATACAAATATAGATAAAATCAGAGGATTTTTCAAGGAATTTATAGTAAATGCAAAATTAGATATAAAGATTATAAATGTAAAAAAAGAAAATAATGGTAAATATCTAGTTATTCTTGATGGAAAAGATATGAGATTTTTAATTGGTGAAAAAGGGAGTGCCTTAAATAACTTGGAATATTTAATCAGTACAACTAAAAAATTTAAAAATCTGAAAATTTCTATAGATTCTAACAATTATAAAGAAAAACGTGAAAAATCATTAAGAGATTTGGCAAGAAAAAAAGGTAAAGCAGTTTTAGCAACTGGAAATGCTGTAAAGCTGAACCCAATGGCTGCGCGTGAACGTAAAATTATTCATGAAGAAATTTCATTTATGGAAGGGCTAAAAACTGAGAGTGTTGGGGAAGAGCCAAAAAGATATTTAGTTATTAGAAAACTTGATGAAAAAAATTAA
- a CDS encoding YidC/Oxa1 family membrane protein insertase: MFRIKILENTVVFLLEKIADMVGKFGIAGKYGIAIIIITILMRIIVFPLTLKQEKSMKKMRELQPELEKIKEKYKDNPEEYRQKTAELYRESGANPLAGCLPLLIQMPVFVALYWAFIGNTIPSDAKFLWFNLKKPDMFINFTEIFKLGKIIIHFPLMRKPIIINPLALNLLPILNVGVTYIQQKIMTSATSGQESNQQMQTMLYMMPLMMLFIFYNMPSGVTLYYLVSGALSLVQQYFILKGRSDDGKDSIKGTK; the protein is encoded by the coding sequence ATGTTCAGAATAAAAATACTTGAAAATACCGTCGTTTTTCTTTTAGAAAAAATAGCGGATATGGTAGGAAAATTTGGTATAGCAGGTAAGTATGGGATTGCTATAATTATAATAACAATTTTAATGAGAATAATAGTTTTTCCATTAACGTTAAAACAAGAAAAATCAATGAAAAAAATGAGAGAATTACAGCCTGAACTTGAAAAAATAAAAGAAAAATACAAAGATAATCCTGAAGAATATCGACAAAAAACAGCAGAACTTTATCGTGAAAGTGGAGCTAATCCATTAGCAGGATGTCTGCCATTGTTAATTCAGATGCCAGTGTTTGTAGCGCTATATTGGGCTTTTATTGGGAATACAATACCATCAGACGCAAAATTTTTGTGGTTTAATTTAAAAAAACCTGATATGTTTATAAATTTTACAGAAATATTTAAATTAGGGAAGATAATAATACATTTCCCATTAATGAGAAAGCCTATTATAATAAATCCTTTGGCTTTAAATTTATTACCAATCTTAAATGTAGGAGTGACGTATATTCAGCAGAAAATAATGACGAGCGCAACTAGTGGACAGGAAAGCAATCAGCAGATGCAGACAATGCTTTATATGATGCCTCTTATGATGCTGTTCATATTTTATAATATGCCGTCAGGGGTAACCTTGTATTACTTAGTTTCGGGAGCTTTGTCATTAGTTCAGCAGTATTTCATTTTGAAAGGAAGAAGTGATGATGGAAAAGATAGTATTAAAGGCACAAAATGA